The DNA sequence CCGCAACGACGGGGGGAACGCGAAGAGGTCCCTTCTCGTGCGGCTGGCGGGGACCGTCTCGAACCGCGACGCCCTCGGGGCGCGCGTGACGGTGACGGCGGGAGGGAGGACGCAGATCGACGAAGTCCGGAGCGGCGCCTCGTACCAGTCGCAGAGCGACACGCGGCTCGAGTTCGGCCTGGGGGAGGGGGCCGAGGCCGAGAAGCTCGAGATCCGCTGGCCGGACGGCCGCGTCGATCGCTTCGAGCACGTCGCCGCCGGCCGCGTGACGCTCATCGAGGGGGAATCGGAGCTGCAAAGGTGATCCGCGCGCTCCCGGCGTTCCTCTTGGCGATCGCCTTTCCCGCGGCCGGCACCGCGGCGGCTCTCGCGCAGGGTGGGGCGCCGGACGCCTCGCGCCGCGTCGAGGCGGAGTACCGGTCGCTTCTCTCCCGGGGCGCGAAGGCGGTCTCATCGGAGGACTACGACACGGCCCGCGAGCTCCTCGAGCGCGCCGTGAAGCTCCGGCCCGACAGCGTTCCCGCGCACTATCAGCTCGGACGGGCGCTGACCGGGCTCAAGCGGCTCAAGCCCGGGGCGGAGCAGTTCGAGCTGGCCCTCAAGATCGAGCCGAAGCACCAGGGCGCCCTCCTCGGGCTCGCGTCGATCGACGAGGGGACGGGCGACTTCCCGGGGGCGGAGCGGCGCTACCGCGAGGCTCTCGCCCTCGGCCCCAACAAGGCGGCCTCCCGAGCGCTCGCCTCCCTTCTCGGCCGGCAGGGGAAAGGTGACGAGGCCTCGGCGATCCTCCAGAAGCTCCTCGCCGGCGATCCGACCGACTTCGACACTCTCTTCGAGCAGGCTCTCGCCCACGCGATCCAGGGGGACTGCGCCGCCGCGATCCCCGAGTTCCGCAGGGTCGTCGCGGCGCAGCCGGCGCGCGTGACGGCTCTCTTCCAGCTCGGGAACTGCCTCAGCCGGACGGGGCACGGCGACGAGGCGGCCGAGGTCCTCGCGCGATTCCGGAAGGCCGCCGCCGACGAGAAGGCGAGGAAGGAGGCCGAGAAGAAGGTCCACTTCGCGCTCCTCGAGGCCGACTCCCTCGCCGAGGGGGGGAAGACCGAGGCCGCGGCGGCGAAGGTGAGGGAGGCGCTCGCGGCCGATCCGGGCTCCGCCAGCGCGCACGGTTTTCTCGGAAGCCTCCTGATCGAGATGGGGAGGAACGGCGAGGCCCTCGCCGAGCTCAAGCGGGCCGCGGAGATCGATCCCGCGGACGGGATGGCGCTCGTCGAGGTCGGCCGCCTCCTCGCGCTCGGCGGGAGGGGGGAGGAGGCGATCCCGTACCTGAAGCGCGCCGCGGCGGCGGACACCAACGCCGCCGAGCCGCACAAGTTCCTCGCGATCCTCTACCAGCAGATGGGCCGGGCGGCGGAGGCGGAGCAGGAGAAGGCGATCTACCTCAAGCTCGCCCGCGTCCCCTGACCTTCCGCGGCGCGCGCGGAGGGGTCGTCGAGAGCAGCTTCGTGACGGGCTCGAAGAGCGCGAGGGGGGTCCGCGTGCCTCCGCGGATGGGGGAGCAGCAGTCGGGTTTCTTCGTGTACGAGCCGCGGCAGACGTCCACCTTCCCTTTTTCGACGCAGACCGGGAAGAGGATGCAGTACGCCGGCTTGATGGCGTAGGGATGCCCCGCGACGCGCCCCGAGGCGACGTGCACGGCGCAGAGGCGGTCTTCCCTCAGGAAGACGCACCCCCCCGACGCGACGCGCGTGTCGACCGAGCGTCCGTCGACGAAGTCGGCATCGCGGCGCGCGCGCACCGTGAACCAGTCGTGTCCCTTCGCTCTGACCCCCGGCCTCGGCGATTCCCTCATCGCGGCGGCGACGGCCTCGCGGTGGGCGAGGATCGTGTCCCGTTCCGCGAGCGAGAGCGCGACCCCCCCTTTGCAGCACGTCGCGTCGCAGCGCTCGAGCGAGGCCCGTCCGTACGTCGGGCGCAGGACGCGCGACGCGACGGCCCGCACGCGAAGGGCGAGGCGGGCGGCGATCTCCGAGGCGAGCCTGCGGGCGGCGTCGCTCACGGGGCCTTCGGCGGCGCCTGCCGGCGCGAGGCCTCGGCCATCTCGACGAGGCGCCTCTCGACGCGCGCGTGGACCGTTCCGGGCGGGAAGCTCCCGTCCCTGCCGCGAACCCCCGCGGCGGTGCCCGTGAGGATCTCGATCCCCTCGTCGATCGTGGTGATGGGGTACACGTGGAACTTCCGCTTCCTCACGGCGTCGACGACCTCCTCGCGCAGCATCAGGTCCGCCACGTTGGCCCGGGGCATGATGACCCCCTGCTGGCCCGTGAGCCCGCGCGCGCGACAGACCGCGAAGAAGCCTTCAATCTTGTGGTGGATGCCTCCGACCGGCTGGATGTTCCCCTTCTGATCGACGGAGCCCGTGACGGCGATCCCCTGGTCGATCGGCAGCCCGGAGAGCGCGGAGAGGAGGGCGTAGATCTCGGTGGACGACGCCGAGTCCCCGTCGATGCCGCCGTACGACTGCTCGAATGCCAGCGACGCGCTGAAGGTGACCGGGCGGCTCACTCCGAAGGTGTGGCGGAAGTAGCCGCCGATGATCAGCACCCCCTTGTCGTGGGTGTTCCCCGACAGGTGCGCCTCGCGCTCGATGTTGATGATCCCGGTGTCCCCCGGCGCCGCCGACGCGGTGATGCGGGCCGGCATGCCGTAAGCGTGGGCGCCCGTGTCCTGCACCGTGAGGCCGTTGACCTGGCCGACGCGCGCCCCCTTCACCTCGATCAGGAGCCTCCCCGTCGTGACCATCTCGCGGACCTTTTCCTCCCACATGCCGCTGCGCCGGTCGGCCTCGTCCCGCGCCGTCCTGATGTGCCTCGCGGAGACCGTCGCCCCCCCTTCGCGCCGCCGCCAGTAGTCCGCCTCGCGCAGGAGGTCCGAGATCTCGCCGAACCGCGCGGTCAGCTTCCCCTGCCTTCCGGCCTGGCGCGCGCCGTACTCGGCGACGGCCGCGAGGGCGCCCGGCTCGAACGCGGCGAGCCCCTCGTCCTGGCACATCTTCCCGATGAAGGCCCCGTACTGGCGGAGGTTCTTCCTGTTGTTGTCCATCTCGTAGTCGAAGTCGGCGAGGACCTTGAAGATCTTCCGGAAGTCGGTGTCGTACTGGTGCAGGAAGTGGTACGTGCGCGTGTCGCCGATGAGGATGACTTTCACGTTGACCGGAATGGGCTCCGGCGTGACGACGGAGACGGGGACCTGGAACGGCGTGTCCTCCTCGTGGATCTCGACGACGCGGTTCACCAGCGAGCGCTTCAGGTTCTGCCAGACGCCGCGCTGCTGGAAGACGTCCTCGGCGTTGAGCACGAGGTAGCCGCCGTCGGCGAGGAGAAACGAGCCCCCGCGGATCTTCCGGTAGTCGCTCGTCCAGTGCCCGGATCGGTCGACGTCGCGGTCGAAGTAGCCGAACAGGCGCCGGTACGTGGGGAGGTTCTCGATCACGACGGGGCAGTGCTCGCGCTCCGCGTTGTCGAGGAGGACGTTCACGTCGAGAAGCGAGAGGATGTCCTCCTTCGTCTCCGCGCCCTCCGCCGCCTGGACCGGGGGGACGGCGGGAGGGCGGAACAGGTCCATCTTCTCGGCGATGTGCTCGATGGCATCGGCCAGGTACGCCTCGATGGCCTTGTTCCCGTGCTTCTCGCCGATGGCCTTCGCCGGCTCCTCCAGCGTATTCTTGACCTGGTCGCGCTCGGCCGTCGCGATCGAAGACTCCATGTGCTGGAGGATCGTGCGGCTCGCGCGGGCCACCGACTCGAGCTCGGTGTGGAGGGCGACGTAGCGCTTCTGGATGAGCCTGAACTGCGATTCGGTGAGCTTCTTCTCCGCCTGGAGCCGCTCGAGGTCGCCGACGGCGACCGCCTGCCCCGCGATCATGGGGAAGAGCTCGGGCCGGGAGATGGCCCCCTCGCGCACGCGCTTCAGCGCGAACCCCTCCTTCTCGACGCGGCGCTCGAACTTCTCGATGAGCCTGTCCCCCTCCTGCTCGTGC is a window from the Acidobacteriota bacterium genome containing:
- a CDS encoding DUF3109 family protein, whose protein sequence is MSDAARRLASEIAARLALRVRAVASRVLRPTYGRASLERCDATCCKGGVALSLAERDTILAHREAVAAAMRESPRPGVRAKGHDWFTVRARRDADFVDGRSVDTRVASGGCVFLREDRLCAVHVASGRVAGHPYAIKPAYCILFPVCVEKGKVDVCRGSYTKKPDCCSPIRGGTRTPLALFEPVTKLLSTTPPRAPRKVRGRGRA
- a CDS encoding AAA family ATPase yields the protein MPKDIDHPAPRKPRRLTPAELRWTCDPSKYDLDVPESESRLIGIIGQERAIRAMKMGIELYSPGYNVFVCGITGTGRTSTVKRILDNIKSSCPLPLDRAYVHNFRQPERPSLVVLPRGRSREFRKDIERFRKNVGDAVPRLLESEEHNKRRERIIEKHEQEGDRLIEKFERRVEKEGFALKRVREGAISRPELFPMIAGQAVAVGDLERLQAEKKLTESQFRLIQKRYVALHTELESVARASRTILQHMESSIATAERDQVKNTLEEPAKAIGEKHGNKAIEAYLADAIEHIAEKMDLFRPPAVPPVQAAEGAETKEDILSLLDVNVLLDNAEREHCPVVIENLPTYRRLFGYFDRDVDRSGHWTSDYRKIRGGSFLLADGGYLVLNAEDVFQQRGVWQNLKRSLVNRVVEIHEEDTPFQVPVSVVTPEPIPVNVKVILIGDTRTYHFLHQYDTDFRKIFKVLADFDYEMDNNRKNLRQYGAFIGKMCQDEGLAAFEPGALAAVAEYGARQAGRQGKLTARFGEISDLLREADYWRRREGGATVSARHIRTARDEADRRSGMWEEKVREMVTTGRLLIEVKGARVGQVNGLTVQDTGAHAYGMPARITASAAPGDTGIINIEREAHLSGNTHDKGVLIIGGYFRHTFGVSRPVTFSASLAFEQSYGGIDGDSASSTEIYALLSALSGLPIDQGIAVTGSVDQKGNIQPVGGIHHKIEGFFAVCRARGLTGQQGVIMPRANVADLMLREEVVDAVRKRKFHVYPITTIDEGIEILTGTAAGVRGRDGSFPPGTVHARVERRLVEMAEASRRQAPPKAP
- a CDS encoding tetratricopeptide repeat protein, encoding MIRALPAFLLAIAFPAAGTAAALAQGGAPDASRRVEAEYRSLLSRGAKAVSSEDYDTARELLERAVKLRPDSVPAHYQLGRALTGLKRLKPGAEQFELALKIEPKHQGALLGLASIDEGTGDFPGAERRYREALALGPNKAASRALASLLGRQGKGDEASAILQKLLAGDPTDFDTLFEQALAHAIQGDCAAAIPEFRRVVAAQPARVTALFQLGNCLSRTGHGDEAAEVLARFRKAAADEKARKEAEKKVHFALLEADSLAEGGKTEAAAAKVREALAADPGSASAHGFLGSLLIEMGRNGEALAELKRAAEIDPADGMALVEVGRLLALGGRGEEAIPYLKRAAAADTNAAEPHKFLAILYQQMGRAAEAEQEKAIYLKLARVP